The Pyrenophora tritici-repentis strain M4 chromosome 10, whole genome shotgun sequence genome contains a region encoding:
- a CDS encoding DDE-3 multi-domain protein, translating to MPGTGHRLQPAVLQAILDRIAACESDRAISRATGASRNTVAKLRLSLEFWGVPYPPRCVRLGRPSILRQAQREGLQAYLNGSPGAYMDEMRDFLYDEYDVRISLASVYRELEKMRWSRKLATKRAKEQSEPLRRLYLARMAQHYKAEQIVALDESACNERTGDRKYGWSPIGEPVELSHSFRRSERWSLLPAMTIDGYISYKIFQGAITSEILEDFLEFQVLPFCNPHPGPASVIVLDNASIHRSERVRVLCQSAGVLLEYLPPYSPDFNPIEKSFKQLKGWMKRNSAQAENFIDFGVFLEYAAQLVCCNINCRSWFHRCGYPY from the coding sequence atgccaggcaccggccaccgcttgcagcccgctgttctccaggctatcctcgaccgaattgctgcctgcgaaagtgatcgagccatctctagagctacaggtgcgagccgtaacacagtagcaaagctgaggttgagcttagagttttggggcgtgccttatccgccgcgctgcgttcgacttgggcggccatctatactccggcaagctcagcgcgaaggccttcaggcatacctcaatggctcaccgggcgcatacatggatgagatgagggacttcttgtacgacgagtacgacgttaggataagccttgcgagcgtttaccgagagctagagaagatgagatggtctcgcaagcttgcaacaaagcgggcaaaggagcagagtgagccactccgccgcctctatcttgccaggatggcgcaacactataaggcggagcagatcgttgcgttggacgagagcgcctgcaatgagcgtacgggcgaccgcaagtatggctggtctccaatcggggagccggtggagctatcacacagcttcaggcgatcagaacggtggtcgctgctgccagccatgacgatagatggctacataagctataagatctttcaaggcgcgattacatctgagatcctagaagacttcttagagtttcaagtgctgccgttctgcaatcctcacccagggccagcctcagtaatcgtgcttgataacgcctccatccatcgatcagagcgtgtacgggtgctttgccaaagtgctggagtactccttgagtatctgccgccatactcaccagatttcaaccccatcgagaagagctttaagcagctcaaggggtggatgaaaaggaattcagcgcaagcggagaacttcattgactttggggtctttcttgagtatgcagcgcagctggtgtgctgtaatattaactgcagaagctggttccataggtgtggctatccctattaa
- a CDS encoding Grp1-Fun34-YaaH domain containing protein, which yields MSDTAKMDHEMTEHNNVGIAGNGAALSRQVTVALTPEQYERLFFQPNGPRRGDLAKKFANPTLLGLVGFLVPYTSTILILCGFQGAVAPQSLVGLSGDYYFFGALAMVLAGIAEFILGNTFPMAVFLIYGSHWASLAYQQDPTHQTTSAFRELGGATGAAYNSSQGFHNVSM from the exons ATGTCAGACACTGCCAAGATGGACCACGAGATGACCGAACACAATAATGTGGGCATTGCAGGAAATGGCGCTGCTCTTAGTCGCCAAGTTACCGTGGCTTTGACTCCAGAACAATATGAGCGTCTATTCTTCCAGCCGAATGGCCCTCGTCGTGGCGACCTCGCGAAGAAATTCG CGAACCCGACCTTGCTTGGACTAGTTGGCTTTCTTGTGCCATATACCTCCACTATCCTCATCCTCTGCGGTTTTCAGGGCGCTGTTGCTCCACAGAGTTTGGTCGGCCTCAGTGGTGACTACTACTTCTTTGGTGCCCTTGCTATGGTTCTCGCCGGAATTGCAGAGTTCATCCTCGGTAACA CATTTCCCATGGCCGTCTTCCTCATTTATGGGAGCCATTGGGCTAGCTTGGCATACCAACAAGACCCTACTCACCAAACAACTTCTGCCTTTAGAGAATTAGGCGGAGCAACGGGTGCCGCTTATAATTCATCTCAAGGCTTCCACAACGTATCGATGTAA